The proteins below come from a single Streptomyces tubercidicus genomic window:
- a CDS encoding imidazolonepropionase-like domain-containing protein yields the protein MLTLHHVRGVRPGHAGEPLAGYAVVVDGARIAAIGPYEELRAAHGDRARVREWDGVLTPGRYEPEGAALLEAAYHPDPREAGELGSEPITGEALAALGMTETRWGASARRGVQRLLAAGTTALSGPFTRPAVRTAVQRSGLAEPPGGRPRALTVGGAADFAVFAEDGSCLATVLAGRLVYRRR from the coding sequence ATGCTGACACTTCACCACGTACGGGGCGTCCGGCCCGGCCATGCCGGGGAGCCGCTCGCCGGGTACGCGGTCGTCGTCGACGGCGCCCGTATCGCCGCCATCGGCCCGTACGAGGAACTGCGGGCGGCCCACGGAGACCGGGCGCGGGTGCGGGAGTGGGACGGGGTGCTGACGCCCGGCCGGTACGAACCGGAGGGCGCGGCCCTGTTGGAGGCCGCCTACCACCCCGATCCGCGGGAGGCCGGGGAGCTCGGCAGTGAGCCGATCACCGGCGAGGCGCTCGCCGCCCTCGGCATGACCGAGACCCGCTGGGGCGCCAGTGCCCGGCGTGGTGTGCAGCGCCTGCTGGCGGCCGGGACGACGGCGCTGAGCGGGCCGTTCACCCGGCCCGCGGTCCGTACGGCCGTCCAGCGCTCCGGGCTCGCGGAGCCGCCCGGTGGCCGCCCCCGTGCGCTGACCGTCGGCGGCGCGGCCGATTTCGCGGTCTTCGCCGAGGACGGCAGCTGCCTGGCCACCGTCCTCGCCGGCCGTCTGGTCTACCGCCGCCGCTGA
- a CDS encoding C40 family peptidase, which translates to MSPNALIPSHRKPRRPSASSRALRAGVTGGFLTLAVTGATVPANAAEKPVSETQEMPTITTALATSAARSADTAEQVAFNYERQALQDSAFSQAAKAAEKDKAEAVKKAKAAAKKKAEEARKAKEAAEARASRSSDRSTLSAPASSSNATGSTATLVSFLKAQLGKAYVLGSTGPSSYDCSGLTQAAFNQIGIDLPRVSQDQSTQGTQVGLDNLQVGDILYWGSAGSAYHVGVYVGGGKFIGAQNSSTGIVERPLDYDMPTGAVRVL; encoded by the coding sequence ATGTCCCCGAACGCACTCATACCCAGCCACCGGAAGCCCCGCCGTCCTTCCGCCTCCTCGCGGGCGCTGCGCGCGGGCGTGACCGGTGGCTTCCTCACCCTCGCGGTCACCGGCGCCACCGTGCCGGCCAACGCCGCCGAGAAGCCCGTCTCCGAAACCCAGGAGATGCCGACGATCACGACGGCGCTGGCCACCAGCGCCGCCAGGAGCGCCGACACGGCCGAGCAGGTCGCGTTCAACTACGAGCGTCAGGCGCTCCAGGACAGCGCCTTCTCGCAGGCCGCCAAGGCCGCGGAGAAGGACAAGGCCGAGGCCGTGAAGAAGGCCAAGGCAGCGGCGAAGAAGAAGGCCGAGGAAGCCCGTAAGGCCAAGGAGGCCGCTGAGGCCCGTGCCTCGCGCTCCTCCGACCGTTCGACCCTGTCCGCCCCGGCCTCCTCGTCCAACGCCACCGGCAGCACCGCCACGCTCGTCTCCTTCCTGAAGGCACAGCTCGGCAAGGCGTACGTGCTGGGCTCCACCGGCCCCTCCTCGTACGACTGCTCCGGTCTGACGCAGGCCGCCTTCAACCAGATCGGCATCGACCTGCCGCGGGTCTCGCAGGACCAGTCCACCCAGGGCACCCAGGTCGGTCTGGACAACCTCCAGGTCGGCGACATCCTCTACTGGGGCAGCGCGGGCAGCGCTTACCACGTCGGCGTCTACGTCGGTGGCGGCAAGTTCATCGGCGCCCAGAACTCCAGCACCGGCATCGTCGAGCGCCCGCTCGACTACGACATGCCGACCGGCGCGGTGCGCGTCCTCTAG
- the nuoE gene encoding NADH-quinone oxidoreductase subunit NuoE, with the protein MPALPAPDFPADVRARLEADAKEVIARYPGARSALLPLLHLVQAEEGHVTRTGIRFCAEMLDLTTAEVTAVSTFYSMYRRKRSGDYQVGVCTNTLCAVMGGDAIFEELKEHLGVGNGETTEDGAVTLEHIECNAACDFAPVVMVNWEFFDNQTPETARQLVDDLRAGRTVEPTRGAPLCAFKDTARMLAGFPDERPGAVEATGGAGAASLIGLRLARGEAVPGRGADHVVSPRTTADGPATDEPPSGHPAEEAPPGHPSSHDAPQQTSASDREHPAGPTAEEGE; encoded by the coding sequence ATGCCCGCACTCCCCGCCCCCGATTTCCCGGCGGACGTACGGGCCCGGCTGGAAGCGGACGCCAAGGAGGTGATCGCCCGCTACCCCGGCGCGCGCTCGGCGCTGCTGCCGCTGCTGCATCTCGTACAGGCCGAGGAGGGGCATGTCACCCGTACCGGCATCCGCTTCTGCGCCGAGATGCTCGACCTCACCACCGCCGAGGTCACCGCCGTCTCGACCTTCTACTCCATGTACCGCCGCAAGCGCAGCGGGGACTACCAGGTCGGGGTCTGCACCAACACGCTGTGCGCGGTGATGGGCGGTGACGCGATCTTCGAGGAGCTCAAGGAGCACCTCGGCGTCGGCAACGGCGAGACCACCGAGGACGGCGCGGTCACCCTCGAACACATCGAGTGCAACGCGGCCTGCGACTTCGCCCCGGTCGTGATGGTCAACTGGGAGTTCTTCGACAACCAGACGCCGGAGACCGCCCGGCAGCTGGTCGACGACCTGCGGGCCGGCCGGACCGTCGAGCCCACCCGGGGTGCGCCGCTGTGCGCCTTCAAGGACACCGCCCGGATGCTGGCCGGCTTCCCGGACGAGCGGCCGGGCGCCGTCGAGGCCACCGGCGGCGCCGGTGCCGCCTCGCTGATCGGGCTGCGGCTGGCCAGGGGCGAGGCGGTGCCCGGACGCGGCGCCGACCATGTCGTCTCCCCGCGGACCACGGCCGACGGCCCGGCCACTGACGAGCCCCCGAGCGGGCATCCCGCCGAGGAGGCGCCCCCGGGCCACCCCAGCTCCCACGACGCACCGCAGCAGACGTCGGCCTCCGACAGGGAGCACCCGGCCGGCCCCACAGCAGAGGAGGGGGAGTGA
- a CDS encoding NADH-quinone oxidoreductase subunit D gives MTTAPHSHSSSGHRTASDFDTQESLARETTEGTVYNVSGGDWDEIAAAAVKADDERIIVNMGPQHPSTHGVLRLILEIDGETVTEARCGIGYLHTGIEKNLEFRTWTQGTTFVTRMDYLTPFFNETAYCLAVEKLLGITDQIPDRASVIRVLLMELNRMSSHLVAIATGGMELGATTIMIYGFRDREFILDLYELITGLRMNHAYIRPGGLAQDLPPGAVDQVREFVKKMRKNIGEYDKLATGNPVFKGRMEGIGYLDLAGCMATGATGPIVRSAGLPHDLRKTRPYCGYEDYDFEVPTADTCDAYGRFLIRLEEMRQSLRIVEQCLDRLAPGPVMVADKKIAWPAQLALGPDGLGNSLDHIKKIMGTSMEALIHHFKLVTEGFRVPPGQTYAAVESPKGELGVHAVSDGGTRPYRVHFRDPSFTNLQAMAAMCEGGQVADVIVAVASIDPVMGGVDR, from the coding sequence ATGACTACTGCACCGCACTCCCACTCCTCGTCCGGTCACCGCACCGCGAGCGACTTCGACACCCAGGAGTCGCTGGCCCGGGAGACCACCGAGGGCACCGTCTACAACGTGTCCGGCGGCGACTGGGACGAGATCGCCGCGGCCGCGGTGAAGGCCGACGACGAGCGGATCATCGTCAACATGGGGCCGCAGCACCCGTCCACCCACGGGGTGCTCCGGCTGATCCTGGAGATCGACGGGGAGACCGTCACCGAGGCCCGCTGCGGGATCGGCTATCTGCACACCGGCATCGAGAAGAACCTCGAATTCCGGACCTGGACGCAGGGCACCACCTTCGTGACGCGGATGGATTACCTGACGCCCTTCTTCAACGAGACGGCCTACTGCCTGGCCGTGGAGAAGCTGCTCGGCATCACCGACCAGATCCCCGACCGGGCCTCGGTCATCCGCGTGCTGCTGATGGAGCTCAACCGGATGTCCTCCCACCTCGTGGCCATCGCCACCGGCGGGATGGAGCTGGGCGCCACCACGATCATGATCTACGGCTTCCGCGACCGTGAGTTCATCCTCGACCTCTACGAGCTGATCACCGGCCTGCGGATGAACCACGCCTACATCCGGCCCGGCGGCCTCGCCCAGGATCTGCCGCCGGGCGCGGTCGACCAGGTGCGTGAGTTCGTCAAGAAGATGCGCAAGAACATCGGCGAGTACGACAAGCTCGCCACCGGCAACCCGGTCTTCAAGGGCCGGATGGAGGGCATCGGCTATCTCGACCTGGCCGGCTGTATGGCCACCGGTGCCACCGGGCCCATCGTGCGCTCCGCCGGACTGCCGCACGATCTGCGCAAGACCCGGCCGTACTGCGGCTACGAGGACTACGACTTCGAGGTGCCGACCGCCGACACCTGTGACGCCTACGGCCGGTTCCTGATCCGGCTGGAGGAGATGCGCCAGTCGCTGCGGATCGTCGAGCAGTGTCTGGACCGGCTGGCGCCCGGCCCGGTGATGGTCGCGGACAAGAAGATCGCCTGGCCCGCCCAACTGGCCCTCGGCCCGGACGGTCTCGGCAACTCCCTCGACCACATCAAGAAGATCATGGGCACCTCGATGGAGGCCCTGATCCACCACTTCAAGCTGGTGACCGAGGGTTTCCGGGTCCCGCCCGGACAGACGTACGCGGCCGTCGAGTCGCCCAAGGGCGAGCTGGGGGTGCATGCGGTCAGCGACGGCGGCACCCGGCCCTACCGGGTGCACTTCCGCGACCCGTCCTTCACCAATCTGCAGGCCATGGCGGCGATGTGCGAGGGCGGCCAGGTCGCCGATGTCATCGTCGCCGTCGCGTCCATCGACCCCGTGATGGGAGGCGTCGACCGGTGA
- a CDS encoding NADH-quinone oxidoreductase subunit C, which translates to MSEQKNPEPNGEDEAVPAQREDTGEAIATRRGMFGANNGGDTSGYGGLVRTVRLPGASQRPYGGPRGTGGGTSRSSGAESGGGYGEFDEIADELEGALDEQGLVPENVIEKTVVDRDELTFHIERGHLPAVARILRDDPALRFELCTGVSGVHFPGDKGRELHAVYHLRSITHNRLIRLEVSAPDADPHVPSLVEVYPTNDWHERETYDFFGIVFDGHPALTRIMMPDDWQGFPQRKDYPLGGIPVEYKGAQIPAPDQRRSYS; encoded by the coding sequence GTGAGTGAGCAGAAGAACCCCGAGCCGAACGGCGAGGACGAGGCCGTGCCCGCGCAGCGCGAGGACACCGGCGAGGCGATCGCCACCCGCCGCGGGATGTTCGGCGCCAACAACGGCGGTGACACCAGCGGCTACGGCGGCCTGGTCCGCACCGTCCGCCTGCCCGGCGCGTCCCAGCGGCCGTACGGCGGACCGCGCGGCACGGGTGGGGGCACCTCCCGGTCGAGCGGAGCCGAGAGTGGGGGAGGCTACGGGGAGTTCGACGAGATCGCCGACGAGCTGGAAGGCGCCCTCGACGAACAGGGCCTGGTCCCCGAGAACGTCATCGAGAAGACCGTCGTGGACCGCGACGAGCTGACCTTCCACATCGAGCGCGGCCATCTGCCGGCCGTCGCCAGGATCCTGCGCGACGACCCGGCGCTGCGCTTCGAGCTGTGCACGGGGGTGAGCGGAGTGCACTTCCCCGGCGACAAGGGCCGCGAGCTGCACGCCGTCTACCACCTGCGCTCGATCACCCATAACCGGCTGATCCGGCTGGAGGTCTCCGCCCCGGACGCCGACCCGCATGTGCCCTCGCTGGTGGAGGTCTATCCGACCAACGACTGGCACGAGCGGGAGACCTACGACTTCTTCGGAATCGTCTTCGACGGCCACCCGGCGCTGACCCGGATCATGATGCCGGACGACTGGCAGGGCTTCCCGCAGCGCAAGGACTACCCGCTCGGCGGCATCCCCGTCGAGTACAAGGGCGCCCAGATTCCGGCTCCCGACCAGCGGAGGTCGTACAGCTGA
- the nuoF gene encoding NADH-quinone oxidoreductase subunit NuoF yields MTVAAEHGGASRPEAGGDSHPEKLLTPVLSAFWDQPASWTLETYRRHEGYEGLRKALAMPPDDVIAYIKDSGLRGRGGAGFPTGMKWQFIPQGDGKPHYLVVNADESEPGTCKDIPLLFANPHSLIEGIVIACHAIRSQHAFIYLRGEVVPVLRRLHEAVREAYAAGFLGKNILGSGLDLDVIVHAGAGAYICGEETALLDSLEGRRGQPRLRPPFPAVAGLYACPTVVNNVESIASVPAIMNRGKDWFRSMGSEKSPGFTLYSLSGHVANPGQYEAPLGITLRQLLDMSGGMRRGHRLKFWTPGGSSTPMFTDEHLDVPLDYEGVGAAGSMLGTKALQCFDETTCVVRAVTRWTEFYAHESCGKCTPCREGTYWLVQLLRDIEAGKGQPADLDKIDDIADNINGKSFCALGDGAASPIFSSLKYFREEYEQHITGKGCPFDPARSTLWADNDAHLGVKA; encoded by the coding sequence ATGACAGTGGCAGCCGAACACGGAGGTGCCTCCCGGCCCGAGGCCGGCGGGGATTCCCACCCCGAGAAGCTTCTGACGCCCGTCCTGTCCGCCTTCTGGGATCAGCCCGCGTCCTGGACGCTGGAGACCTACCGTCGGCACGAGGGCTACGAGGGGCTGCGCAAGGCGCTCGCGATGCCCCCGGACGATGTCATCGCCTACATCAAGGACTCCGGGCTGCGCGGCCGCGGCGGTGCGGGCTTCCCGACCGGGATGAAGTGGCAGTTCATCCCGCAGGGCGACGGCAAACCGCACTACCTGGTCGTCAACGCCGATGAGTCCGAGCCCGGGACCTGCAAGGACATCCCGCTGCTCTTCGCGAACCCGCACTCCCTCATCGAGGGCATCGTGATCGCCTGCCATGCGATCCGCTCGCAGCACGCCTTCATCTATCTGCGCGGCGAGGTCGTGCCCGTCCTGCGGCGGCTGCACGAGGCCGTGCGCGAGGCCTATGCGGCGGGCTTCCTCGGGAAGAACATCCTGGGCTCGGGGCTCGACCTGGATGTGATCGTGCACGCGGGCGCTGGCGCGTACATCTGCGGTGAGGAGACCGCGCTGCTGGACTCCCTGGAGGGCCGTCGCGGACAGCCCCGGCTGCGTCCTCCCTTCCCGGCGGTGGCGGGCCTGTACGCCTGCCCCACTGTCGTGAACAACGTCGAGTCCATCGCGTCAGTTCCCGCGATCATGAACCGGGGCAAGGACTGGTTCCGGTCCATGGGCAGCGAGAAGTCCCCGGGCTTCACCCTCTACTCGCTCAGCGGGCATGTCGCCAACCCCGGCCAGTACGAGGCCCCGTTGGGCATCACCCTGCGGCAGCTGCTGGACATGAGCGGCGGGATGCGCCGCGGCCACCGGCTGAAGTTCTGGACGCCGGGCGGCTCCTCGACGCCGATGTTCACCGACGAGCACCTCGATGTGCCCCTCGACTACGAGGGCGTCGGCGCGGCCGGTTCGATGCTCGGCACCAAGGCGCTCCAGTGCTTCGACGAGACCACCTGTGTGGTCCGGGCGGTCACCCGCTGGACCGAGTTCTACGCCCATGAGTCCTGCGGCAAGTGCACACCCTGCCGTGAAGGGACGTACTGGCTGGTGCAGTTGCTGCGCGACATCGAGGCCGGCAAGGGGCAGCCCGCCGACCTCGACAAGATCGACGACATCGCCGACAACATCAACGGCAAGTCCTTCTGCGCCCTCGGCGACGGCGCCGCCTCGCCGATCTTCTCCTCGCTCAAGTACTTCCGCGAGGAGTACGAGCAGCACATCACCGGCAAGGGCTGTCCCTTCGACCCGGCCAGGTCGACCCTCTGGGCCGACAACGACGCTCACCTGGGGGTGAAGGCATGA
- a CDS encoding NuoB/complex I 20 kDa subunit family protein, whose amino-acid sequence MGLEEKLPSGFLLTTVEQAAGWVRKSSVFPATFGLACCAIEMMTTGAGRYDLARFGMEVFRGSPRQADLMIVAGRVSQKMAPVLRQVYDQMPNPKWVISMGVCASSGGMFNNYAIVQGVDHIVPVDIYLPGCPPRPEMLMDAILKLHQKIQDTKLGVHQEQAAREAEEAALKALPLIEMPLSSGKKGLLR is encoded by the coding sequence ATGGGACTTGAAGAGAAGCTGCCGAGCGGCTTTCTGCTGACCACTGTCGAACAGGCCGCGGGCTGGGTGCGCAAATCCTCGGTCTTCCCCGCGACCTTCGGACTGGCCTGCTGTGCCATCGAGATGATGACCACCGGCGCCGGGCGCTATGACCTCGCCCGCTTCGGTATGGAGGTCTTCCGTGGCTCGCCGCGACAGGCGGATCTGATGATCGTGGCCGGCCGGGTGAGCCAGAAGATGGCGCCCGTGCTGCGGCAGGTCTATGACCAGATGCCGAACCCGAAGTGGGTGATCTCCATGGGGGTTTGCGCCTCGTCGGGCGGAATGTTCAATAACTATGCGATTGTCCAGGGCGTCGACCACATCGTGCCCGTTGACATCTATTTGCCGGGCTGCCCGCCGCGTCCCGAGATGCTGATGGACGCCATTCTCAAGCTCCACCAGAAGATCCAGGACACCAAGCTCGGGGTCCATCAGGAGCAGGCCGCCCGTGAGGCGGAGGAAGCGGCACTCAAGGCGCTGCCGCTGATTGAGATGCCCCTCTCGTCCGGGAAGAAAGGGCTGCTGCGGTGA
- a CDS encoding demethylmenaquinone methyltransferase: MTRASLDKQPHEVAAMFDDVAARYDLTNDVLSLGQARLWRKEVERAVAARPAERVLDLAAGTGTSSLPFARSGAYVVPCDFSVGMLGEGKKRHPWLPFTAGDGTRLPFADAVFDAVTISFGLRNIQDTDAALAELYRVTKPGGRVVICEFSEPTWAPFRTVYTEYLMRALPPVARAVSSNPDAYVYLAESIRTWPNQPELAARLQGVGWTGVAWRNLTGGVVALHRGTKPAGN; encoded by the coding sequence GTGACCCGAGCATCCCTGGACAAGCAGCCGCACGAAGTCGCCGCGATGTTCGACGACGTGGCGGCGCGGTACGACCTCACCAACGATGTGCTCTCCCTGGGGCAGGCGCGGCTGTGGCGCAAGGAGGTGGAGCGTGCGGTGGCCGCACGGCCCGCCGAGCGGGTGCTCGACCTCGCGGCCGGGACCGGCACCTCCTCTCTGCCGTTCGCCCGGAGCGGGGCGTACGTGGTGCCGTGCGACTTCTCCGTCGGCATGCTGGGGGAGGGCAAGAAGCGGCACCCGTGGCTGCCGTTCACGGCCGGTGACGGTACCCGGCTGCCGTTCGCGGACGCGGTGTTCGACGCCGTCACCATCTCCTTCGGGCTGCGCAACATCCAGGACACCGATGCCGCGCTGGCGGAGCTGTACCGGGTGACCAAGCCGGGTGGCCGGGTGGTGATCTGTGAGTTCAGCGAGCCGACCTGGGCGCCGTTCCGGACCGTCTACACCGAGTACCTGATGCGGGCGCTGCCGCCGGTCGCCCGTGCGGTCAGCAGCAACCCGGACGCCTATGTCTATCTCGCGGAGTCCATCCGCACCTGGCCCAACCAGCCCGAACTCGCCGCCCGGCTCCAGGGCGTGGGGTGGACCGGGGTGGCCTGGCGCAATCTGACCGGCGGCGTGGTGGCGCTGCACCGGGGGACCAAGCCCGCCGGGAACTGA
- a CDS encoding geranylgeranyl reductase family protein — MPVGTQRARYRLPGDSAVTESASVTDSVTPARSEHSADVIVVGAGPAGSATAYHLAKSGLDVLLLEKTAFPREKVCGDGLTPRATKQLVAMGIDISEEAGWLRNKGLRIIGGGSRLQLDWPELASYPDYGLVRKRDDFDEQLARQAQKAGARLYERCNVGAPIVHELTGHITGVHAKLGEEKTPVTFHAPLVVAADGNSTRLSLAMGLHRREDRPMGVAVRTYFTSPRHDDDYLESWLELWDRRGAEDRLLPGYGWIFGMGDGTSNVGLGILNSSSAFKELDWREILKAWCASMPADWGYTPENMTGPIRGAALPMAFNRQPHYTKGLLLVGDAGGLVNPFNGEGIAYAMESGAIAAEVIVQAHARATYAQRELALQRYPKILKDTYGGYYSLGRAFVKLIGNPKVMKIATQRGLTHPLLMRFTLKMLANLTDPTGGDAMDRIINGLSKVAPKA; from the coding sequence GTGCCGGTCGGCACCCAGAGAGCCAGATATCGACTTCCGGGAGACAGCGCCGTGACCGAATCCGCGTCCGTGACCGATTCCGTGACCCCCGCCCGATCGGAGCACAGCGCGGATGTGATCGTCGTCGGTGCCGGGCCGGCCGGTTCGGCCACCGCCTATCACCTCGCCAAGTCCGGTCTGGACGTGCTCCTCCTGGAGAAGACGGCGTTCCCGCGCGAGAAGGTCTGCGGCGACGGGCTGACCCCGCGCGCCACGAAGCAGCTGGTCGCGATGGGCATCGACATCTCCGAGGAGGCGGGCTGGCTGCGCAACAAGGGCCTGCGGATCATCGGCGGCGGCTCCCGGCTCCAGCTCGACTGGCCGGAGCTGGCCTCGTACCCGGACTACGGCCTGGTCCGTAAGCGCGACGACTTCGACGAGCAGCTGGCCCGGCAGGCGCAGAAGGCCGGGGCGCGGCTGTACGAGCGCTGCAACGTGGGCGCGCCGATCGTCCACGAGCTGACCGGCCACATCACCGGTGTGCACGCCAAGCTCGGCGAAGAGAAGACCCCGGTCACCTTCCACGCCCCGCTGGTCGTCGCCGCCGACGGCAACTCCACCCGGCTCTCGCTGGCCATGGGCCTGCACCGGCGCGAGGACCGCCCCATGGGTGTCGCGGTCCGTACGTACTTCACCTCGCCCCGCCATGACGACGACTACCTGGAGTCCTGGCTGGAGCTGTGGGACCGCCGCGGCGCCGAGGACCGGCTGCTGCCCGGCTACGGCTGGATCTTCGGCATGGGTGACGGGACGAGCAACGTCGGCCTGGGCATCCTCAACTCCAGCTCCGCCTTCAAGGAGCTGGACTGGCGGGAGATCCTCAAGGCGTGGTGCGCCTCGATGCCCGCCGACTGGGGCTACACCCCGGAGAACATGACCGGCCCGATCCGCGGCGCCGCGCTCCCGATGGCCTTCAACCGCCAGCCGCACTACACCAAGGGCCTGCTGCTGGTCGGGGACGCGGGTGGGCTGGTCAACCCGTTCAACGGCGAGGGCATCGCCTACGCCATGGAGTCCGGTGCGATCGCCGCCGAGGTCATCGTGCAGGCGCACGCCCGCGCCACGTACGCGCAGCGCGAACTGGCCCTGCAGCGTTACCCGAAGATCCTCAAGGACACCTACGGCGGCTACTACTCCCTGGGCCGCGCCTTTGTGAAGCTGATCGGCAACCCCAAGGTCATGAAGATCGCCACCCAGCGCGGTCTGACCCATCCGCTGCTGATGCGTTTCACCCTGAAGATGCTCGCCAACCTGACCGACCCCACGGGCGGGGACGCGATGGACCGCATCATCAACGGGCTGAGCAAGGTCGCCCCGAAGGCGTGA
- a CDS encoding NADH-quinone oxidoreductase subunit A, translating to MNAYAPILVLGALGAGFAIFSVVMATLIGPRRYNRAKLEAYECGIEPTPQPSGGGRFPIKYYLTAMLFIVFDIEIVFLYPWAVTFDALGLFGLVEMLLFALTVFVAYAYVWRRGGLEWD from the coding sequence GTGAACGCTTACGCGCCCATCCTCGTACTGGGAGCGCTCGGGGCAGGCTTTGCGATCTTCTCCGTCGTGATGGCCACGCTCATCGGGCCCAGGCGATACAACCGGGCCAAGCTTGAGGCGTACGAGTGCGGAATCGAGCCGACGCCACAGCCGTCCGGTGGTGGTCGCTTCCCGATCAAGTACTACCTGACGGCGATGCTCTTCATCGTCTTCGATATCGAGATCGTCTTCCTCTATCCCTGGGCCGTCACCTTCGACGCCCTGGGGCTCTTCGGGCTCGTCGAGATGCTGCTCTTCGCGCTCACCGTCTTCGTCGCCTACGCCTATGTCTGGCGTCGTGGCGGCCTGGAATGGGACTAG